AGAGCGGGTCGGTGAGCTGGAATAACGATGTCATCGCAAATCGAGCACTGAATCACTACGTTTGAATGCCTGCCTAACAACCAGTCACACGAAAAGTTCCAGTGGAAACAAGGGGGTGTGATAAGATCAAACGTTGCGACGTACATGACTAGCTTGTTATTTGCTGATTAATATATTCGTGAATCCGAATTGCTACTTTTGTCGAGTGAGGGAAAGTGATTCTGATAACAAAATTTATGCAAGTACGATCAACTATGAGATCATCGAAAACCAGTCCTAGTCCTCAGCAAACTCGAGCAGCGACGTATCGACACCGAGCATCTTCAGGTATGTGTCGTCACCCGTAGCCTCGGCGAGACCCTCACAGACGTCCTGAAGTTCGTCGGTATCCCACTGCTCGAGATATTCACTCGTCGATTTGTCTTGTTCGAAGCGATACCGGAGGAAGTGTGCCTTATCGAGAGCGGTCAGATCACCGTTGTCCTCCTGGACCTTGCTCTGGACGTAGGCCTGGCGCTTTTCGTCGGCCCAGTCACACAGGACGAAATCATTGCCCTCGGTTCGGAAGAGGTGCATCTCTTTCATCGTCTCTTCGGCGGCATCGGAGTGTTTGAGATGCTTGTTTAGGTCGTCGTAGGACGGGTTGTACGCCTCGAGGAGATCGAGGTAGACGGCCTGTTCGCCACGGGTGTTGTCCTGAATAATCCCGTAGATTTTCTGGACGACCTCCTTGGCGGTCATAATATCGCTCCCACGATGAACCTCGCCATGATGTTTGGAGTACTCCTGGAAACACTTCCCCATCTCGATGACACCAATGTCCCCAGCTGCGAGATCACGACTCTCCTCGAGCGTTTCTCGAGTTTCGGCAGCCGTTCTGACGATACGTCGGCGGAGAGAGTTCCATGAGATCGGTCGATGGTCCTCGACAGGACGAGCGACGATGACGATGTCGAAGGAAACAGCTTCACCACCGATGAACTTGTTCAGATCAGAATTGATCGGATACGTCGCCGTGATCTCGAAGTCGTTCTCACAGAGCGACTCAAGTAACTCGCCCCAGGATTCCTCGTCGCTGTGGTGATAGGTGAACGCGAGGATGCCGTCGTCTTTCAGGGCTTGTCGGATAACGGCAAGTGCTTCGCCCATCTCGTGTTCGAAGTCCTCCGCGGTCTTGTCGAGATAGGGGTTCGTCACGATGGATTCCGCACGTGGGGTTTTGTCTTCATCAAAGCCAGGATATTCGTCCTTAAGAAGGATTTTTTGCCAGACGTAGAAGTAGTCAGCAACTTCTGAGTAGATAATATTATCGTAGTATGGAGGGTCGGTGATCACCGCGTCGTATTCGTCCTCTGCGGTTATGTTCCGCATGTCATCCTGATAAACCTCAGAATTTAAACCAATCGGTTGTGCGAACGCAGGTGTTTCATTGTTTTCGCCATTGTCGATATGACGTTCAGTCGGGGAATTAGCGTACTCAACTCCGCGAATGGTCATATCCCACATAGCGGCAAACGAACCGGACCCATGCTTGGTACCCCACAAATTGTTTTCAATAGGTCGTTGTGGCGCATCGAAAGAATTTGTGTTAAATATATTGGCAATAAGATTCTTCCCAGGGTTATAGGACGTCATCAACGTATTGTAATTCAAACTTTCTGTAAATGTTAGCAATAGATACTCTCTTATATCACGACTTTTCTCATCATCGATACGGTTGAGAAGTTTCGAAAGTGACAACAACTGCCTCGAATTAAACATATCTGTCCAATCTTTGAGGTTATGCTGAAATACGTCGTTCCCGCTCACTGATGACGCCGCCGTGATAGCACCTTTAGCAATCTCTTCATCAGGCACATATTCATGGAGATCCGTTCGCGTTTCCCACTCACGTTTCGCCTCTTCGAACAGTTGCTTGTCGGCGGCTTCTGCCTTTTTATAGCCTTTGTACGAGCTCTTCTCTAACTCCTGCTGGTCACACTCTTTACAGTAGTATTCGACCGCATAGAGGCGCAGGTCGTACCCACCCTGTTCGGCAATGCCGTCAGTGATCGACTCTTTCTGTCCACATTCGGGACAATTATAATAGCCTCCTCGAGATACGTTTCCTTCCTTGGGAACGAACTCATGGTCACACTTGTCGCACTCGCTTTCTTCTTGCCAGTCGTCGACGAGCGTCACTGCCCCACAGCCAGGACAGAGGACGTTGTGCTTGTCGTCGTTTTCGAACCGACCAGCAGCGACGCGGTAGTCTTTGAATAGTGGAACGGTATGACCACAGGAGACACAATCCAGTTCCTTCACCCAGAAATTGTACATCACGTCCGCGTCGTGCTCACCGTCGCAGTTCGGACACGGAGTCCTATAGTATTGGGTGATTTCGTCAGCGACGTCTTCTTTGACTTGCTCGAACGCCTCCTCAAGTTCCTCGACGTCAGTCTGGCCGGCCTCGAGTTGCTTCTTCGTAACGAACCATGCCACAGGGTTCAGATCGACCCCGACAGAGTCGACGCCGAAGCGAGAAGCCTCTACAAGTGAAGTCCCACCACCCATAAACGGATCGAGAATCTTCTTGTCTTTGATTCGGACGTCCTTCGGATAGAAGTCCCACAGTGATTCCGGATCGTCCATCGAAACCTCGCGAATAGCGTCGACGAGATCGTCATTGCTCAATCCATTGCTGCCGAGCGTCTGATTTTCGCCCGGTTCGTACACGTCAACGTCGTCGATCGTCGTCTCGTCGTCGAGAAGTGAATAGAGCGTAATCGCGCGGAAAAGACACCCCGGCCTGCGTGCCCACCACTTGTGCATTGTGTAGATGGGGCGGTACCACTGCTTCGCCCGACCCTCCTTTTCGGCAATCTCGTTCACTCGCTCGATCGGGAAGCCGCTTTCGATAGGGAGTTCAGAACGACCCTCCGACCGCTTAGATTGTTCCTGTTCAGACATGAGTCAGCCTTACCACACCTTTCCAGAGGACCCATATAAAAATACGCAACTGCGCGGTCTCTGTGGTGGTTCTTAGTACAGATGGCTATAAAAGGACAGAGCATCATAAAGGTTGTATATCAACAAATTCTGATTAGATAATATGAACTATCGAATCGTAGTGACCGTCGGACTTACCGCGATCATAGGAGCAGCAAAACTCATCTCCAAGCTCCGAAGCAAAGCTGACGACGAAGAAGAGACCCCACAGGACGATCAGGAGTCAGACGAGGCTAACGCTTCTGAGTCGGATACGCAGTCTTTCACCGACGAAACGGCAACCCACTCCAGATCTTCGGAATATAACTCCTCAGAACAGAAGGAATCCTGGGAGGCTCACAAGAGAGCAACGCGGCGTAGTCCTCCCGTCGAGCTCGGAGAGGTCCACGAACTGGGGGTCGAAGAAGTCCTGGATCACCACACTGGCAAGCAACAAGCGCGTGGAAAAATCGAAGGATTCCAAGTTTTCGTCGACGATGTACCCAGTGATATCCGTCCGTTAGATATGATCCGAGTCAAAATTTTGTCTTATGGAAGGGGGCGGACCTCTGCAGAGGCCAAGTTCTTAGAACGAATGTAAATCCTCACGTGGCATTTAGAAGGTCAGCCGGGAGACAGAAACCTTCACAACGGTTGACTCGAACGCTGTCTATATGTCCGAAACGATCGAGGATCTCCTCGCAGACATCAACACTGATGTCTATCTCCCGGGACTCCAGCGTGAGTTCGTCTGGTCACCGAACCAGATCGAAACACTGTTTGATTCGCTCATCCGCGGCTATCCGATTGGTGTTCTTCTTAAGTGGGACATCCGCCGTGCTCGAGACGACTACTACGCATACGAGTTCATCCCGGAATACATTGCTGACGATGGACGCGTTCCCCGGTCAATCAAGAATCAGGGTTTCAGACGGAACAACAAAGGCGTCGATGATGCTGATGCGGACTCACTGATCATCGACGGGCAACAACGCCTGAACTCGCTCTATATTGCCCTGTACGGGAGTATCGCCACATACACAGGCGGAAGCGGACGCACCAGAGACGAGTCCCGGTACTGGGACGAGAAGAAACTCTGCGTGAACCTCTTCGGTCACCCACAGCACGATCGCGACGGCCTCGCCGGCGACTACGAGTTCAGCTTCCGTCGATCCGATCAGTTCGCCGATGAAGACGAATTCGGATACGAACACCGAGGCGGAACTCACCGGTACTGGTTCCCCCTTCCCGACGCCATCGCTGACGACGGACTTCTGCGAGAGCAATCTGACCTACGAACACTTGCGAAGGACCGAGTTCGATCAACGACTATCGAAGCCGATGAGGAGACCCGCGAAGCGCTATACGATTCGGCGTCGCTGGTCATGGACGAGCTTTATCATAACGTAATGAAGAGCGAACTCCCAGTGGAGACGATCAAGAAGGACAATCACCACATCAAGGAGATTTTCCAGCGGATCAATATCCAAGGAGAGGAGCCTCGTCCCTACCAGCTCATGCTGTCGAAGCTGATGAGCACGTGGCCGTACATGGAAGACCGGCCATTCAATCCTCGAGGGAAGGTAGAAGACTGGATTGAGGACTTCAAGAGCGACTTCCCTGGGTACGAGACGGAAATCGATCGGGACTTGTTCATGCGATACTCGTACATGCTCCTCGACGACGATCTCGCCGGAAAGACCTCGGTCAATAACCTTTCCGAGAAGGATATGGAAACGCTCCGAGCGAAGTGGATGGGTGGTCCAGAGGAGTATTCGTACGCTCCCTTCGAGTGGTTCCCTCGAGCGATGGGGATATCACTTGAGAGCCTCCTCGCGATCGGCTTCTCTGAGTACACAATGGGGTCGAAGAGCCATATCGCACTGCTGGCGAAGTTCTTCTACGAGAATCCATCGATAGACCATACTGATCCTGAGATTCGAAATGATATCTTCAAGTTCTTCGCAACGCTGCTGTTGTTGAACGAGAGCCATGGACTCCTGCGGCGAACGAAAGCCCGGACGATCATGTCGGTCGTCTCAGAAAACAAAGGGGAATTCTCGTCATTCCCAGCACGTGAGCTATTCGACCAACTTGGTGTCAGTCCTGCCAGAGAAGACATCGAACGAGTAGTTGACCATGCGAGTTACAATCCGAACGCCACGGGATCAGTGACGTTCACCAGTCGAAACGTTGCTGCAGTACTGGGGCTCCTCGATGGAATCTACGGCGACCGAAACATCAGTGACTACGAGGTCGATCACATCTTCCCTGCCAGCAGAGAAGACGAGGTGAGTGATGCAGTTGGTGAGGATGTCAACATCCATAGACTCGGGAACCTGCAGTTGTTGCACCACCGAGTGAACAACAGTGAGAAGGATACTCAATGGCCGCTCGACTGGTTCGAAGACATTTCTGAGAGTGAGCAGCGACGATATCGCAACGACAACGTGTATCCCGAAGATGTAGAAATGACGCCCGAAAACTACACCGAGTTCGTCGAGAAACGGGAGCAGCTGATCAAGAGACAGTTGATCGGTCGATACGTCAGCGGCATGGAAGCAGAGTAACTGAAGAATGTGAATTGAGTAACTACAACCGAATCAGTGATGTATTGGCGGCAAGCTACAGTTCTGCACTTATTAACGATCCATGGACCTCCCAATTGACCCAACGCAAAACGACGCGTCACCACAAGAACTCATTCGCAATCTCCCCTCGCAGGCCGCACGTCGTCGCGTCCTCCAAGCGGCCGATATCTCCATCGACGTCGACGATCGGAGCTTCGCCGACACGCTCGATGAACTCTCTCAGATCGAACTCCGGCGAGCAGCGTCACAGCTCCGCTTTGCGGGCGCCCGGACAGTCTACTACTACCGAGTCGATGGACTGCGCCAGGTCTCACCCGACGGTGCAACCGGCCGAGTCGGGGATGTGGGCTCCCCGGGCGCGTACGGGCCCGAAGTCCAGACCGCCGTCAGGGATCACGACCGCATCTACGTCGTCTGCAATGTCCCCGACACCGGATCCCAGACACAACTGACGATCTCGAAAGAAAACCGGCCGACGACCGTCGCGACGTTCAAACCGAGAACACAGCTTCTCGCCGTTCGGGCATCCGACGACGGCACCGCAGACGCGACTGTACAGGCGGTGCTGAGTTATCTGGAACTGGATGATGCAACCCGTATTTCTTTCCTCGATACCGGGTTCCGGGGACGGCTCGAGGATGCCTGCGTAGATGGGTATTCGACGCTCCGACTGAGGAATACGAACCCTCGAGACAGCTCACGGGAGGTCGAGGTTCGGTCAAAAGAATCGGAGACTGAGAATGTAGCTGACGTTCGTACCGATGCGATCGTTGAGGACCTACTCCGGCGTGGTGACACGGAACTCGACACGGCGACGGGACTCGTCGCCGTCCCGACTGACGTCCGATCGATGGAACACGGCGAACCCCTGCACCCGCGGGTGACAATTGGATTTCCGGATGGGTGGGTAACCTTCGAACAGTTTGTGCCCGAGCAGGTGTTGATTGCGTTCGACAATATAGTGCGGGAATCCCTTTGATATACGACCAAGTAATCTGAATGGCGTGATCGAATAGCGTACTGATAGCCGATAAACTCAGCTATAATTGTCAAGAGAGCAACTTACAATACGTTCCGGAACACGTTATACTTCTTCTCTATCGAGATATTCGATTGTGCTATTCGAAACGAGCCGATATTTCAAGAAGTGATCACGGATAAGGGTGTAGCTGCCCCGGTTTTATTATATTCAGGGTCGTTTCTCCGCAGTATATGCTGAGGAGAATTGTCGATTTTCTAAACCCTTGGAAGCGAAACGACCCGAATTTGTTGGAGTATCTGGAGCTAAATGAGTGGTACGAATCGTTGTCTGAAGAAGAGCAGCGAAAGCTGGGGAAGTACAGTACGGTATTTGGCGAGAGCGATGTGGGTGCGTTATTGAACCAATCTATCTCGTCGACCTCGCAAACGCAGCAGTCGTATCTGAAGAGTGTCGGCTCGAGAGCGGCTAGAAACGAAGACTACGAATTTGCTGAGAAAGTTCTTCTCAGGGCGCTGGAGGCAGAAGATGATAATCCGAACGATCG
Above is a window of Natronorubrum tibetense GA33 DNA encoding:
- a CDS encoding DUF262 domain-containing protein; amino-acid sequence: MSETIEDLLADINTDVYLPGLQREFVWSPNQIETLFDSLIRGYPIGVLLKWDIRRARDDYYAYEFIPEYIADDGRVPRSIKNQGFRRNNKGVDDADADSLIIDGQQRLNSLYIALYGSIATYTGGSGRTRDESRYWDEKKLCVNLFGHPQHDRDGLAGDYEFSFRRSDQFADEDEFGYEHRGGTHRYWFPLPDAIADDGLLREQSDLRTLAKDRVRSTTIEADEETREALYDSASLVMDELYHNVMKSELPVETIKKDNHHIKEIFQRINIQGEEPRPYQLMLSKLMSTWPYMEDRPFNPRGKVEDWIEDFKSDFPGYETEIDRDLFMRYSYMLLDDDLAGKTSVNNLSEKDMETLRAKWMGGPEEYSYAPFEWFPRAMGISLESLLAIGFSEYTMGSKSHIALLAKFFYENPSIDHTDPEIRNDIFKFFATLLLLNESHGLLRRTKARTIMSVVSENKGEFSSFPARELFDQLGVSPAREDIERVVDHASYNPNATGSVTFTSRNVAAVLGLLDGIYGDRNISDYEVDHIFPASREDEVSDAVGEDVNIHRLGNLQLLHHRVNNSEKDTQWPLDWFEDISESEQRRYRNDNVYPEDVEMTPENYTEFVEKREQLIKRQLIGRYVSGMEAE
- a CDS encoding DUF1156 domain-containing protein, coding for MSEQEQSKRSEGRSELPIESGFPIERVNEIAEKEGRAKQWYRPIYTMHKWWARRPGCLFRAITLYSLLDDETTIDDVDVYEPGENQTLGSNGLSNDDLVDAIREVSMDDPESLWDFYPKDVRIKDKKILDPFMGGGTSLVEASRFGVDSVGVDLNPVAWFVTKKQLEAGQTDVEELEEAFEQVKEDVADEITQYYRTPCPNCDGEHDADVMYNFWVKELDCVSCGHTVPLFKDYRVAAGRFENDDKHNVLCPGCGAVTLVDDWQEESECDKCDHEFVPKEGNVSRGGYYNCPECGQKESITDGIAEQGGYDLRLYAVEYYCKECDQQELEKSSYKGYKKAEAADKQLFEEAKREWETRTDLHEYVPDEEIAKGAITAASSVSGNDVFQHNLKDWTDMFNSRQLLSLSKLLNRIDDEKSRDIREYLLLTFTESLNYNTLMTSYNPGKNLIANIFNTNSFDAPQRPIENNLWGTKHGSGSFAAMWDMTIRGVEYANSPTERHIDNGENNETPAFAQPIGLNSEVYQDDMRNITAEDEYDAVITDPPYYDNIIYSEVADYFYVWQKILLKDEYPGFDEDKTPRAESIVTNPYLDKTAEDFEHEMGEALAVIRQALKDDGILAFTYHHSDEESWGELLESLCENDFEITATYPINSDLNKFIGGEAVSFDIVIVARPVEDHRPISWNSLRRRIVRTAAETRETLEESRDLAAGDIGVIEMGKCFQEYSKHHGEVHRGSDIMTAKEVVQKIYGIIQDNTRGEQAVYLDLLEAYNPSYDDLNKHLKHSDAAEETMKEMHLFRTEGNDFVLCDWADEKRQAYVQSKVQEDNGDLTALDKAHFLRYRFEQDKSTSEYLEQWDTDELQDVCEGLAEATGDDTYLKMLGVDTSLLEFAED